The genomic window aatttcagtgcttgcagagaataccttgctgaaaaccgcttgtcatttccttctgctccttgttgggttcgacactcttacttatcgaaaggactatgatagatcccctatacttgtgggtcatcatagctCGGTCGGCATACTTTCTATGTTGCAATCTCATCCTCACATTGTTTTAGATACACAACTgggctgctatctttcccttaggacaagcaatatgcttctttttttgttggcgtatgtgtcatcaactattattggctaGTGATTGTTTCGTTTCTACCTCTTTTTttcaaacagggctatccatttcaccttgttgctattgcgaccttttgctaaactacacaaaacactttttcttaagagtgttttgtgcagttttgCTGAAACGTCACGCGGGCAATGTTTCTACATTTTAGTgggactgcacaaagggagattggttttgctatcctcctcatccaactctgagcctaatcttctccaactagttagtcttagaGTGATTGCAAAGTGATcgtcttctatttgtgtgtttattgtttcatcaacagacctctattattgtaatcacacttactCAATATCTTTGCGAACATGGAACCTCGGCTCTATTttaatggaactgcacaaaatgatcggaatgttccATGCTCCTGACCGCTACTTTATTTTCCAACATGTTGTGTCGATTTTGACAGAGCTGCAGGGAAAGTAGCCGCCAATGACAACATCGatcaattttaatttttttttctttatagcaccttctcacaactttgtctttcgTTGTGATGTAAACATTGGCTCTGATcggctaatcattgagatgcattagcaaggaagttagttttttatctTTTGCGAAAGAGCATGGATGTTAGTTTCCTTTCTATTTGATTGAATGTTGTAACGAGACCACCTTCTAGATGGCAAGacacatgaaacagaagctggaagcttcagaGCATTGTACTATTTCATGTCGCTGAAAAATTATGTgtacatcaattatgtaaacaGATGTtgaaagcttgatagcattgctagAAGCCATTCAGCAtccaggtccatgtgccatgcaccaaattattGCACACCCAcctgggagactcagcccggtcattgcgctgcagtaataatgactaatgagcagtCAAGTCATAAACCCAACCTTCCCATAGTAAGTTactcggatgaagcaaccatcaatacactctccTTTGAATCTACTCCTACTAGTATAATCATGTGATGTTTTTCGTAGGTGATTAAGAAATATATCAATGCATCAAAATCTCGATCCTCGATCTCATGTATAATGGCCCTTAATGTATTAATGAACTTCAACCATGTGCAGGGTTTTGTTCAGACCTACTCGATTTGTCTAGGTGAATGTTATTGGCGTGATCAAGTCATCTGTTAAAGTCTAGCGCGTGGGGATTGAAGATCTCTTCTATGTGCCCCCTAGGCACCTCTTTCTCTAGCAAGCATTTCAGATCGATCACATCAAATACACCGCCATTTTATAATGTATTTATACAAAAAGAGGTGTTTTTACGAGTTCTCAACCATCATCATAGAACTATGATGATCAGGGTCTGATGTAAACAAAAGTGACAACTTTGAGATACATTGGTAGGTTCGAATGAAAATGAATCGGTAGCTCTGAAGTGAGTACCTCAGTAGTGGCACACTCTCTATTGGCTCTTCGGAAGTTCCTACTGGAATGGCTCAAAATTTCAGACATGACAATAGAAGGTTTACCAGCTTGCTTCAGGGTCTGCGAGTGGAATGTTGGAGGCTCTGATTGAACTAGGTTTTGGAACAACGACTATATATGGATGTTTTGGTGGTTCTGAGTGGAATTGCTTCGGCAACACCAAGTAGCATGGCATTAGGAAGATATAGTGGAAAACTTGAAGGAGTTTGAAGAGTTGTTGGAGTTTGATCTCTAAGCACATGGAGAAATGGCTCATTGTCATATCCTCATTCCCTTTTGATAGTATTGGCAGGCCTATGGACTCGATATGATCTTGGATCGCTAAAATAAAAATGTAAATCCTTTGGCTTGTCCAACACTTGTCTTTAAGAATTTTTAGGGGTCACCTTCCATTCCAATTTTTTTACCTAAAAGAAATTTTCCTAAAATATTCTTTGAAGTATCATTAGTTCTTTGAGATATGTTTACATGAATTACCAAAATCCACCTTGGGTACTAGATGCACTTTCACAGATATAGTTATGTCCAAATTCCTATCAATTAGCTCGACTATTACATGATAATCCCTTGTAAAACTAATATCAACTGCTACATGCATGTAGAACATGTGTGAAAGCTTAGTTATGTATAATAAGGAGAAATGGTGTGATTGTACGTATGGAGATAAATTATGCTTGATAAGAGGATAACTTTTTCAAAATGGGGCCATTGATCTTTGACATAGCCAATCACAAAATTCGTATACAAAGGAGTCCAAATCTCCTCTATATTGTATTAAATCGCTCTTGACATACTAATTACCTTCTATCATATGTAGGATTCTATCCGAACATGCAATAATTTTGTAGAAGAAACCCGTCGACATAGCCGACTTGTCTGCCAAAGTCTAACGCATGGGATCGAACATCTTATCTATATGTTCATATGCCCCACCTCCCTATTCTTCTAAATCATTGCTCAGGCCAGTCACATATCAAACATGAGTTTCTTAACTTACATTTAGATATATATGTAGCTTTATGATTAATGGAAAATGATTAAGGGCCTACTGATTTAATTGAGATAAGTGTTAATCCCATATGCTAGTTTGAAGTGTTAATAACACTCCTACAAACTTGAAAAAAAATGGACCAGAATTTAGAAGATGAAGGATGGGGCCTAGATTTTTTATACTATATCGCAATGAGTCATGAGACAACCAGAATGTCATGAGTGGGCTTGACCGGATCTCATGTTCATATTGTGTCGAGTGCTGCAGACTAGTTGGTCAGCACCACCGAGTGAAAGGGAGTTTGTAGGGAAAATTCCTAAGTGGGGTGTTCCACTACTAAGAGTACATTGTCTTTTCCATCAAACACCATTATTCTATTAATCTAATGTTTTGTTATGGTCGGGTACCAATGAGTTTACTGTAGTCGATATCGCCTAAGGTTTTTATGGAACATGTTCCCATAGTATTGGCGCATCATGTGCCACAAAGTACTATGGGTATAGAAGTGATGGTCCAAGACTTAATTTTCCCTTCCAAAATCTCTTTTCCTCTAGAATCTATCACTGAGTACCACCAAAGTGATATAGTTGTTCTTGCATATACCTATTGTTAGGGCCTGGCACAACCTTGAGGTTCATTGTCTGGTACCTCTAAGCTAGTGTCACTCAAATGGTAATGATTTGTTGAACATCGATTGAAACCCACCTAGTGAGTTCCCTCTGGCACCTCGGACATCCTTTAATGTGTCAAATCTTACTCCTATATAATGTACTTAATGGCTCTTGGTGTATTAAATGGACCTCTTCCATATGTCCTACTTTTTTCGGATGCTCTTACCGATGTGACTGAGTCATTGGTAAAACTTTGACACATGGGATAAAACATCTCATTTGTTTTGTTCATATTTTAGTGCACCTCCCACCCGTATCTCTTATAACCATTGCCTGAATCGATCACATACCAGAATATGACATTCATTTCTTATGTATGTATGCAAATTTATATGTTTATATCATTGTAATTCCACTACACGTTCAGTTATGTATGAACGATACATATCAAAGACTCTCACTATCATGACCAAGCCATGGATAAAAAGTTAAACATGTGGAATCTTGAAAATTTATTAGCATGATGATCATTTGTGGTTTGTTCTAAAAACATGTTTTAAGAGTCACATTACTTGATCAAGTGATGAAAGATCTCAATGATTGCTTATACCTTCTGTTAGGGCCTAGCACAACCAAGAGGTGCAATGTCTGATACATCTAAGCCAGTGTCACTCGGAGGACAAAGTTATGTTCATCAATCTAAACCCACCTAATGAATTTCGCATGGAACCTCAAGCATTTGTTAGCGCGTTAATTCTTACTCATCTATCTCATATTTAATGGCTCTTGCCGTATTGCAATGAACCTTCTCCATTTGTAAGATTTTGTTTGGACGCTCATGCCGATGTGACTGAGATGACAGTCAAACTCTACGCATGTGAACAAATATCTCATATATGTTTATTGCGTATCACAATGCACCCTCTACGACCCATATATCTTCTAATCAATGGCCAAATCAATCACATTTCAAAATATGTCATTTTGTTACTTAAGTTTAGATTTAGAAGTATCTTTTATATCAATGTACTTCCATTGTATGTTGGATTTTTTCTAGAAGTTTCACATTGAAGACTCTCACGGTCTTGACCAAGCAATTGTAGGAAGTTCAACACGTGGGATCTTGATCATATATTGGCATGAAAGATCATTTTTATTTGTTCTAAAATATGTTTTAAGAGTCACATTAGTTGACGATGAGATGAAAGAACTCAGTGATTTCTTAGTATCACCTTTTGCATGAATCAAGAACTGGAATGTTGTAAAGATGTTTGATAGGCACAAAAGGTGGTAATTTACATTTAGGAATAAATTATATTAGGTGGGCGACTCTTTTGCCATACAAGGTTGTTGATCTTTCCGTAGGTGATCAAGAAATTCATCAATGCATCAAAGTCTTGATCCTCGATCTCACTTATAATGGCCCTTAACGTATTAATGAACTTCAACCATGCGTAGGGTTTCGTTCGGACGTGTTTGATTCATTTAGGTGAATCTTATTGGTATGATCAAGTCATCCATCAAAGTCTAGCGCATGTGGATTGAAGATCGCTTCTATGTTCCGGCGGACACCTCTTTCTCTAGCAAGGCATGTCAAATCGATCACATCAAGTACGCCATCATTTCATAACGTGTTCATACAAAAAGAGGTGTGTTTATGGGTTCTCCGCCTCATAACATCCATTCGATACACACGGTCAAATTCCTAATTAATGGATATTCTCTCGATTTATAACAATATCTTTTTCATTTCAACGTAAGCGAATGTGTATGGATTGGACACCGAGCCAATTTCCACAAGGATAATAAGATGTGCACACATAAACATGATGTTGATTCTCTCTGCACCTCATCCATTTTAGTACAACTATGTGACTCGTCACCAAGGGAAGGAGTAAGAAACTAAAACATAAATATAAATACAAACAAAGCGCACCTAGAGACTGGAGAAAGGATTTATCGTTTTGAGAGTAGATTGCGGCTTCTGTGCAGAAAGTGTTCGTCCCAAGCATTTTTTCCGGAAAGTGTATGCATGTAGAGACTAGAGGAAGAATTTACCATTTTAGAAATATACAACGACGTCAATGCAAAAGTTTGTTCGGGAGGGAGTAGGGGGCAAGAGTGTCAAAGCCATAAAGGTGCAAGCCCTCTAACGATGTCGTTGTGTGCTTTGATCAGCTACCATGAGGTGCGTTGTATGGTACCTCTAAGCCTATGCCACTCAAATGACAATGATTTGTCGGTCATCAATCCAAAGCCACCTAGTGAATTCTATCTAGCACCTTTGACACACGTTAATGTCTCAAATATTACTCCTACACTCATATTTAATGGCTCTTGACGTATTACATTGAACTTCCTCCATATGTCAGATTTTGTTTGGACGCTCTTACCATTGTGATAGAGTCATCGGTCAAACTATGATGCTTTGGGATCAAACATCTcatttgttttgttcacatctcaATGCACCTCCCACCCGTATATCTTATAATCAATGCATGAATGATTCACATATCAAAATATGGCATTTCATCATTTATGTTTAGATACAAAGGTATATTTTTATATCAATGTACTTTTGTTGTATGTTGGACTATGTATGGAGGATTCATAATGAAGACTCTCACAGTCGTGACCATCCTATCGATAAAAAATTTCAACACATGGGATCTTGACCATTTATTGGCATGATGATCATTTGTGGTTTGTTCTAAAAACATATTTTAAGAGTCACATCGGTTGACATGTGTAGTGAAAGAGCTCAATGTTTTTGCATATATATCTTATATTAGGGTATGACACAACCATGAGGTGCACTCCCTGGTACCTCTAAGCTAGTATCACTCCGAGGACAAAAAGATGTTCATCGTCAATCCAAACCCACTAGTTAATAACACCTGGCACCTCTAGCATTTGTTGACACATCGAATCTTAGTCTATCTCATATTTAGTAGCTCCTTTCATATTACAATAAACTCCTTCATATGTCGGGTTTTGTTCGGACGCTCTTTGCCAATGCCATTGAGCCGACGGTCAAAACTCTGACTCATGGGATCAAACCTCTCATATGTTTTGTGCATATCATGGTGCATCACCCACTTGTATCGCTTATAATTAATACCTAAATTGATCGTATACCAAAATATGCCATTCCAGTACTTATGATGAGATATAGAGGTATCTTTTATATCAATGTACTTCCACTATATGTTGTATTTTGTGTAGAGGAACCGCGACGAAGACTCTCACCGTTGTGATCAAGCCATCGGTGAAAAGTTCAACACGTGGGATCTTGACCATTTATTGGCATGAGAGATCATTTGTGATTTGTTCTAGAAATATGTTTTAAGAGACACATTAGTTGACGCGTGAGATGAAAGAGCTCAATAATTTCTCGATATTACCTTTTATGTACACGAATCTAGAACTAGGATGACATCAGAAGATCTATTATAAGCACAAAGATGTGATAAAATTATATCAGGTGAGTGATTCTTTCGTCAAACAAGGTTGTCGACCTTTTCAAGGGTGATCAAGAAATTCATTAATGCGTCAAAAACTTGATTCTCGATCTCATGTATAATGGCCCTTAACGTATTAGTGAACTTCTGCCATGTGTAGGGTTTTGTTCATACCCTCTCAATTTGTTCGGGAGAGTTTCACCGGATTGAAGGAGATGTCAGTCAAAGTCTAGCACATGGGGATTGAAGATCACATCTATGTgttcgtgccccccccccctcctcgtcACCCTTATATCTAGCAATCATGTCAGATCGATGACACCAAATACGACATGTCATAACATGTTTATGCAAATCGAGGTGTTTTTACGGGGTTTCCACTCTTTTTTTGTAATTTGGGTTTTCCACTTTTGATCATCCATTCGATACACACGATCAATTACTTAATTAGTGGATATTCTCTCGATTTATAacaatatctttttttcattttgaacgTGTATGGATTGGGCGTCGAGCCAATTTCcacaaggataacaagatgtgcaTGCATAAACATGATGTTGATTCTCTCAGCACCACACCAGATCGTCCATTTCAGCACCACTATGTGACTCCTCACCAAGGGAAGGAGTACaataagaaactaaaaaaaaaaGGAACAAAGTGCACCCAGAGACTGGAGAAAAGGATCCATCATTTTCACAGTAGATTGTGAGGGGCTTCTGCGCAAAAAGTGTTCTTCCCAAACATTTTCGTCTGCATGCAGAGGCCAGAGGAAGCAGTTAATATTTTGAAAATACGCAGGGGCGTCGATGCAAAAGGTTTGTTTGAGAGGGAGTAGGGGGCAGGGGTGTTAAAGCCATAAAGGCGCAAGCCCTGTAACGCCGCCGTTGTGTGCTTCGATCGGCTGCCTGCCGcttcgcctctccctctcctctcctcgcctcgcctcgcctctccACTCCCCCACCGCGCCGTTCTTTAATGGGGCGAGCCCAACAACAAACACTGACACAAGGAGAACACCACCCAGTTCCCAGACCAGACcaactcctcctccctccctccctctctccccgtcccCACTCCTCCTTCCCTCCCGGGGAGGACAGGACAGCAGAGCCCGTCCACCACCAACCCACCGCCACCCGCGTCGCCATGGCGCAGCCTGGTGAGTGCAGTCTCCTGGTTTTTCTTGCGGCCGGCTTTACTGCTCGCTCGTGCTCATGCGGCTGCTGCTctcctgttgttgttgttgttgtctgtTGTTGTCGCTGGCAGGGCGGGGACGCGACCCGGAGCTGTTCGCGGAGCTGTGGCGCGCCTGCGCCGGGCCGCTGGTGGAGGTGCCGCAGCGCGGCGAGAGGGTCTTCTACTTCCTCCAGGGACACCTGGAGCAGGTGCGTGCGGGTGTTTCCGTCGTGAATTCTCCTTGTTTCTTCCCCGCTGCTCTCCTCTGTTCCATCCGTTTCCAATTCCGCCGCGGCCGGGACACGCGCTCATCTGCTTGCTGGTTTTTTGCGCGCGCAGCTGCAAGAGCCGACGGACTCGGCGCTGCTGGCCGAGCAAATCAAGATGTTCCAGGTGCCCTACAAGATCCTCTGCAAGGTCGTCAACGTCGAGCTCAAGGTAAACAATCCCCGCCGGCCGGCCACGCCGCCGCCTTCTCTTTGCTCCTCATCGCCTGATCCTCCCTCGCGGTTCTGGCGTGAGCTCGTCGTCGTCGTAATTAAACTCTCTCTCGTGTTGTTTTTGTTCGCGGCGGCGCAGGCCGAGGCGGAGACGGACGAGGTGTACGCGCAGATCACCCTGCAGCCGGAATCTGACGTAAGTGTTCATCGCCACCCAAAGTTTTTTTGTTCGCTAATAGTTTTTCCCTTTCCTGTTATCACTATCTCGTTTGGAAATGTCCTGAATTCCGGTTTCTGAATCCGCAGTGTCGCAATTCCGCTTTTTCTGTTCTTTTATTTCTATCTGTTCTTTCTACTCGAATTCAGAGAGTGTATCCCTCGCGTGGATTTGTGTCTTAAACTTTCTCCTGTTTGCAGCAAGACAACCTGCCCCTCATCTGCGACCCAATTCTGCCGGAGACGCCCCGGCCAGTGGTGCACACCTTCTGCAAGATCCTGACGCCGTCCGACACCAGCACCCACGGCGGCTTCTCCGTGCTCCGCCGCCACGCCAACGAGTGTCTCCCGCCGCTGGTAAGCCCAattcccttctttctttctttttttgcgggtaaagCCCAATTCCCTTGTCCTCGTTAATCAATGCATAATTGCATTATTGCATACCGTACCGCCAGGTTAAATTCCACTCTGCTTTGCTCTTGATCAGGACATGGCGATGCCGACACCGACTCAGGAGATCATCTCCAAGGACCTCCATGGATCTGAGTGGAGGTTTAAACACATCTACAGAGGTACGCAAACTCAGTGTTTTCCTTTTATTACAGTTACCTGCAGAACTGTTCAGTGGTCATTCATCTGACTGCAGATCAGGACCAAAATAAATTGCACTTGCTGTATATGTATGCCTTCTGCTGCCTGATCCATGCAATTCTTGGTGGTTGTTGTATAGGTCAACCCCGCAGGCACCTTCTGACGACCGGATGGAGCACATTCGTCACATCAAAGAAGCTGATGGCTGGCGATGCCTTTGTCTACCTAAGGTTGGACATCAACTGAACTCCAGTGCTTATAATTCTGTTAAACTAGCCATGCGTGACGGACAGGTTTAGGCGCAATGTTTCGTGGGAAGTATGCATCATCACAAAGACATTGTGTTTTGTTTTCGCAGGAGTGAGACAGGAGAGCAGCGTGTCGGAGTGAGGCGCCTTGTGCAGAAGCAAAGCACGATGCCGGCGTCCGTTATATCAAGCCAGAGCATGCATCTCGGGGTGCTTGCAAGTGCATCTCATGCTCTCAAGACCAACTCCATCTTCGTGGTCTACTACAGGCCCAGGTTAGACCTTCTATTCCAAAAAAATAAATTATTCTATACCGCCAGTTGTTTGATAAAACTGTGCTTACTAATGGAAGTTAATTTTTTTAGACGAAAATGGAAGTTAATTTCTTGTTTGTTTTATGTAGGTTAAGCCAGAGCCAGTACATTGTCAGCGTGAACAAGTACCTTCAAGCTAGTAAGACTGGATTTACTGTGGGCATGAGGTTCAGGATGAACTTCGAAGCAGAAGATGTCCCTGTGAAGAAGTAAGGGTTCATTCAACCTGTGGGTTTTCAGTCTGTTTGCTCATCTTCTGCCATCATCTCAGTTTCACATGGTCCCATGTATTTTAAACCTGCAGGTTTTTTGGGACTATAGTTGGTGATGGTGATCTTTCTCCACAGTGGTCAGGTTCTGAATGGAAGTCACTCAAGGTAAGATCAACACATTCTATTTTCTCTTGTTTGCATTgtatttttcttctccttttttaaaAAAAGCTGATTTTATTCATGGTTTATTTAGGTCCAATGGGATGACTCGGTCGCAATTTGCAACGGCCCTGAGAGGGTTTCTCCTTGGGAAATTGACTCATCTGATGGCTCCTCACCTGCCATCAGTGCACTGCTGCAATCATCGGCGAAGAACAAGCGTCCAAGGGAGGCAAATGAAAACTTTGATCTTCCATCACAGGGTATGACCTGCAGATTTCTCATTGCTCGTGCTATTATCGACAAATAAATGGAACGTTCACATCATGATGTTTTTAATCCTTTTGGCTTAATCTGCAGAGCCGACTCAGGAGTTTTGGCTGTCTGGAATGACACAGCAGCATGAGAGGACATATGTTGGTTCTAGTGACCCCAACCGTATCTCTGGGTATCATCAAATTCTTTGGCCAAGCAGTGAACCCGCAGGGTATGGTGCCATGAGCAGCAGTTCGGTTTGTCAAACTCCATTGGGGCTTGGTGATGGTTGGCCCAAGGATTTCAACCCTTCAAGCCAGGGGGTCTCCCCTACCCTGTCAGAGATTACTCAGAAGCTGAATCGGGTTGCCAGCAGTGAAGGaagagctcctcctccttgggctACTGCACTTTGTGGTGGTTACCGGGCTGAGGAACCTACTTCCAAGCTGTCCTGCAACACTACTCTGCCTCTGCCTGAACAGGTTGCACCATATCTGCCCAAAGTAGCTGAAAAGGCCAAGGAACCCGGTGTGGTTCGTCTGTTTGGTGTGAATTTGATGGAGAACACCAACAATGCTGCTGCTCCTACTGCTGGCAACGCAAGTGCCGGAGCCGGAGAAACTTCAGCTAGAGTTGCTGGTTCTGTTGAAGGCTCTGGTCAGCTGTCAGCATTTTCAAAAGTAACAAAAGTTGCGAACGAGAGCCCCCGAGAAATCCAAAGCCAACAGAGTAATATTGGAAGGAACCGTGTTAAGGTACAACTTCTGTGTatctctttcttcctcctctccttggcTTGTTTAACTGTCGTCTAACCTCGTGTTGCTATTTGGTTTGTGCTAGGTTCAAATGCATGGAAATGCTGTGGGTAGAGCTGTGGATCTAGCAAGTCTGGATGGGTATGAGGGGCTGACCAGTGAACTGGAACAGATGTTCGAGATAAAGGACATCAAACAGAACTTTAAAGTGGCATTCACCGACAACGAAGGTGACACCATGAAAGTCGGAGATGATCCCTGGATGTAAGTCTGCACATGTTCTCCATCAAGGATTGATAGTTGACTGTTCATCTGGCATGATCATAAATCATAATGACTATATATGGCTGACATACATACATTCTTTGGCACCTGCAGGGAGTTTTGCCGTATGGTGAGGAAGATAGTGATCTATCCCATTGAAGATGACAAGAACATGGATCCTCGTCAGAGGTCGGTCTTAGCTGCTGCTCCAGATCCGGATCCCAAGGCTAACCTTTAGAAGGGGGGAGGGGTAGGATTTTTGGATCCTTTCACAGATGAAGCATTGGTTTGCAGATTTGTGGTATTGAATCCTTTCTTCAGAAGCACCCCGAAGAAAGATTGATTGATAACATAGGTTTCCAGAAAGAAAAATGGTGGTGACAATTTCTCTTTAGTTGGCTGTCAAAGAAACAAACAAAAGATTGACAATGTCTCTTTAGTCGTTTGCTTAAATATAGTCGAAAAACCGTAAAGGAATAAAGTCCGGGAGGTATAAAGACTTCTGGTGTAAGTTGTGTACATATTATATGAGAGATGACAATCATATGACATCTAGTTTATGTCCTGTTTTAACTTCCTCTTGCGTTCATCTGGCTGAATTTGGTTGATAAATGTTGCGACTAGAATTATCTTGATGGTAGCTTTCAATGCTGATCGGTATGGTGCTGCTTAGTTCTACACTGGTTTTGTGCTTGATGCTTTTCACGTCTTAGgtcctctttgattcaaatgattttcaTAGGTATTTTAAAAGATCGGAATCCTTAGGCCCTGTTCGTTTAATCCCCTTGCCAAGGGGATTGAAGGGGATTAATCCCCTTGCCAAAGGGATTGAAGGGGATTGGAGAGGTTTGAGGGGGATTTTGACTTGCAAAGGATTTAATCCCCTCCAATCCCTTTCAAACCTCTTCAAACCCTGCCTAACCGAACAAGcgcttagagcatggttaataatacagctggtagaataagagcccgcttcactctctctTCTCCTCACTCCTTCAtgtaggattttaatgacatggcAAATCATATAGCCAGCTGATtaggccttattagacttgctcttaggaatttttcctatattggtcgtttgatttgtaggattgaaTCCTATAGAACTTCTTTAAAAGATTAGAATCCTTAGGCAtgtttcctatcttgg from Triticum aestivum cultivar Chinese Spring chromosome 3B, IWGSC CS RefSeq v2.1, whole genome shotgun sequence includes these protein-coding regions:
- the LOC123069420 gene encoding auxin response factor 1, translated to MGRAQQQTLTQGEHHPVPRPDQLLLPPSLSPRPHSSFPPGEDRTAEPVHHQPTATRVAMAQPGRGRDPELFAELWRACAGPLVEVPQRGERVFYFLQGHLEQLQEPTDSALLAEQIKMFQVPYKILCKVVNVELKAEAETDEVYAQITLQPESDQDNLPLICDPILPETPRPVVHTFCKILTPSDTSTHGGFSVLRRHANECLPPLDMAMPTPTQEIISKDLHGSEWRFKHIYRGQPRRHLLTTGWSTFVTSKKLMAGDAFVYLRSETGEQRVGVRRLVQKQSTMPASVISSQSMHLGVLASASHALKTNSIFVVYYRPRLSQSQYIVSVNKYLQASKTGFTVGMRFRMNFEAEDVPVKKFFGTIVGDGDLSPQWSGSEWKSLKVQWDDSVAICNGPERVSPWEIDSSDGSSPAISALLQSSAKNKRPREANENFDLPSQEPTQEFWLSGMTQQHERTYVGSSDPNRISGYHQILWPSSEPAGYGAMSSSSVCQTPLGLGDGWPKDFNPSSQGVSPTLSEITQKLNRVASSEGRAPPPWATALCGGYRAEEPTSKLSCNTTLPLPEQVAPYLPKVAEKAKEPGVVRLFGVNLMENTNNAAAPTAGNASAGAGETSARVAGSVEGSGQLSAFSKVTKVANESPREIQSQQSNIGRNRVKVQMHGNAVGRAVDLASLDGYEGLTSELEQMFEIKDIKQNFKVAFTDNEGDTMKVGDDPWMEFCRMVRKIVIYPIEDDKNMDPRQRSVLAAAPDPDPKANL